The genomic DNA ATCTTGCAATTGCAAATGATATAGTTACTAAAGCTGGAGCTTGGTTTAATTTTGGTGATATGAGTTTAGGACAAGGAAAAGAAAATGTAAAAACTAGGCTTGAAACAGAAAAAGATTTATTAAATGAAATAGAAACTAGAGTTTTTGAAAAAATAAAAGATGGAAAATGTGAAAAAACACATATTGAAAGAGAGGAAGGAAACGAGGAGATCGAAGCTATAGAAGAGCTTGATTAAAATATAAAATGTCTAAAAAGAGAATAAAGATAAAATATAGCAAACACACGTATGAAAAGATGACTATGTGGGATAAATTAAAAAACCTATTGAGAAAAAAACAAAAATGTAATAAAATATTATAAGGGTAAAAATAAAATGATTTAAATTTTCAATATATAGGGGGGTTAAAAAATGGGAAAAATTGTATTAAAAAATGCTAGAATTGTATTACCAAATAGAATTGGAAAAGGAACAGTAGTTATATCTGATGGAAAAATAAAAAAAATTCATCAAGGAAAAATATTTTCAGATCCAGATGGAATAGATTTGAATGGAAAATATATAGTTCCTGGATTCATAGATGTACATATTCATGGTGCTGCTGGAGCAGATGTTATGGATAACTCAACTGAAAGTTTAAAAACAATATCTAATTTTGTAGTAAAGCATGGAACTACTAATTTTTTAGCAACAACATTGACAAGTTCTAAAAAAACTTTAAAAGAAGTTTTGGAGAAAATAGGGGAATTACAAGATAAAGATTTAGGTGGAGCTACTATATTTGGAGCCCATATGGAAGGACCATATTTTGATGCTAAATTTAAAGGAGCTCAAAATGATAAATATATAAAACCTGCTGGAATTGACGAAATTAAAGAATTTATAGATATTAAACCAGGTCTTATAAAATTATTTTCAATGGCAGCTAACGGAGAGCACGATGAAGATGTAATAAAGTTTTTAAAATCTAATAACATAGTTGTATCTGTTGGTCATTCTGGAGCTTCTTTTGAACAAGTACAAAATGCTGTAAAAGCAGGATTATCACATGCTACTCATACTTACAATGGAATGAGAGGATTTAATCATAGAGATCCGGGAGTTGTAGGTGCAGTATTAGTAAATGATAATATAAATGCAGAAATAATTTTTGATAAAATACATGTACATCCAGAAGCGGTAAGACTTTTATTTAAGGCAAAAGGAGTAGACAAAGTAATGTGTATAACAGATGCGATGTGTGCTACAGGTTTAAAAGATGGAAAGTATAAATTAGGAGAACTAGATGTATATGTAAAGGATAGACAAGCTAGACTTGTTAGCAATGATAGCCTTGCTGGAAGTGTTTTGACTCTTGATAGAGCATTTAAAAATATATTAGAGTTAGGATATAGTATATTTGACGCGGTAAAAATGACAAGTACAAATGCAGCAAGAGAATTTGGACTTGATTGTGGAGAAATACAAGAGGGAAAAATAGCAGATCTTGTAGTTCTAGATGAAAATTATAATGTAGAAATGACAATAGTTAAAGGGGAAATTAAATACCGAATTTAATTGACAAAGGTATTTAAAAGTAGTAGACTATAAAAGTTGTGAAAGTAATTTGTTGCCTGGATGGCGGAACTGGTAGACGCGTAGGATTCAGGATCCTATGGCAATAACCATGCCGGTTCAAGTCCGGCTTCAGGCACCATTTTAGTAGATTAGCACATCTAACAAGATGTGCTTTTTTTATAATATTATATCAGGAGGGTTTATGATAAAAGACATTATTTTAAAATTAAAAAATAAAATTTTAAATGGACATGATATTACCATTGAAGAGGCAAAAAAATTAATGGAAGTATCTATTGATAATAAAGAGGAAATGGATATATTGTGCCAAAGTGCAAATGAAATAAGAGAAAGATTTTGTGGAAATAATTTTGATCTTTGTACTATTATGAATGCTAAATCTGGGAAATGTAGTGAAAATTGTAAATATTGTGCTCAGTCTTCACATTTTAAAACAAATGCAGAAGTATATGATTTAATTAGTAGCTGTGAAGCCATAGAAGAGGCTAAAAAAGTCGAGGCTGAAGGAGCTCATAGATTTTCACTTGTAACAAGTGGAAGAGGGTTAAAACAAGGGGATAAAGATTTACAGAAGTTATGTGATATATATAAAGACTTGAAAAATTCTACAAATATTTCACTTTGTGCATCTCATGGAATTTGTGATGAATTTGCTCTAAAAGAACTTTATGATTCAGGGGTTAGTTCATATCATCACAATTTAGAAACATCGAGAAAGTTTTATCCTAATATATGTACAACACATTCATATGATGATAGAATCAATACAATAAAAAAAGCTCAAAAAGTAGGGTTAAATGTATGTAGTGGTGGAATTTGGGGATTAGGAGAAACATTAGAAGATAGAATAGAAATGGCATTTGATTTACAAAATTTAAATATAAAATCAGTACCTTTAAATATTTTAATGCCAATTGAAGGAACACCACTTGGTCATATGCAACCATTAAATCCTAAAGAAATTTTAAGAACAATAGCTATATACCGTTTTATATTACCAAAGGCTTATCTAAGATATGCAGGTGGAAGAATAAATTTAAAAGAATTACAAGAAAAAGGAATTCAATCTGGTATAAATTCAGCTCTTACTGGAAATTTTTTAACAACAACAGGAACAACTATTGAAAGTGATAAAGAGATGATAAGGAGAAATGGCTATGAAATTAAATAAAGGATTTTTTGTAATAGGAACAGATACAGATATTGGAAAAACATATGTAAGTACATTGTTATATAAAGGGATTAA from Fusobacterium hominis includes the following:
- the nagA gene encoding N-acetylglucosamine-6-phosphate deacetylase — its product is MGKIVLKNARIVLPNRIGKGTVVISDGKIKKIHQGKIFSDPDGIDLNGKYIVPGFIDVHIHGAAGADVMDNSTESLKTISNFVVKHGTTNFLATTLTSSKKTLKEVLEKIGELQDKDLGGATIFGAHMEGPYFDAKFKGAQNDKYIKPAGIDEIKEFIDIKPGLIKLFSMAANGEHDEDVIKFLKSNNIVVSVGHSGASFEQVQNAVKAGLSHATHTYNGMRGFNHRDPGVVGAVLVNDNINAEIIFDKIHVHPEAVRLLFKAKGVDKVMCITDAMCATGLKDGKYKLGELDVYVKDRQARLVSNDSLAGSVLTLDRAFKNILELGYSIFDAVKMTSTNAAREFGLDCGEIQEGKIADLVVLDENYNVEMTIVKGEIKYRI
- the bioB gene encoding biotin synthase BioB, which produces MIKDIILKLKNKILNGHDITIEEAKKLMEVSIDNKEEMDILCQSANEIRERFCGNNFDLCTIMNAKSGKCSENCKYCAQSSHFKTNAEVYDLISSCEAIEEAKKVEAEGAHRFSLVTSGRGLKQGDKDLQKLCDIYKDLKNSTNISLCASHGICDEFALKELYDSGVSSYHHNLETSRKFYPNICTTHSYDDRINTIKKAQKVGLNVCSGGIWGLGETLEDRIEMAFDLQNLNIKSVPLNILMPIEGTPLGHMQPLNPKEILRTIAIYRFILPKAYLRYAGGRINLKELQEKGIQSGINSALTGNFLTTTGTTIESDKEMIRRNGYEIK